Proteins encoded within one genomic window of Pygocentrus nattereri isolate fPygNat1 chromosome 9, fPygNat1.pri, whole genome shotgun sequence:
- the LOC108412192 gene encoding complement factor I-like isoform X2 encodes MRTTFSLLLVLSLQQCGSAEVPEVNPHSARPGPDPQPRISPSDRLSQECLKEKYTRLSCSKVFCPPWMRCLNGKCVCKLPYQCPRLGISVCGLNGRSYISYCQAQVVACRSNTAVFSHYGSCGQDVFKVVLKNSGDRDVIQVETVKVRALICGAKSWDMAAANVLCRSLKAEARGAASAQKMTVKDLEVGHQWPSQCVSVSCTGSEYSLAECTIYEPQDVEEDTQIAAFTCYKTPQDDDECPEFRCVNEKCILWKHTCDGVDDCGDNSDEMCCSELVWRSPKNDILQVRNYTEGQLECGIPNLDYVHRTRERSRSKRMVGGQEALPWQFQWQAALKEEGRFRCGGVYLGGCWVLTAAHCVRAKPELFRVMLSLWHKTKPLDTTEAVAVKNIIIHKDYNPRTYQNDIALVQLEELGLFEKCLHPNPTVRPVCVPWSTLQFQHGDTCTLTGWGKNREGVGSDVLKWTNVTITGNCEDHYKDRFLDGMECAGDSDSCHGESGGPLVCKDASGLSYVWGIVSWGEKCGEAGSPGVYTKVAHYFEWIRFHIGRSAVTKYNH; translated from the exons CAGGCCCAGATCCACAGCCCAGGATATCCCCCTCTGACCGTCTGTCTCAGGAGTGTCTGAAAGAAAAGTACACACGCCTGTCCTGTTCTAAAGTGTTCTGCCCGCCGTGGATGCGCTGCCTCAACGGGAAGTGCGTCTGTAAGCTGCCCTATCAGTGTCCACGCCTGGGCATATCTGTCTGTGGACTGAATGGACGGTCCTACATCTCCTACTGTCAGGCACAAGTAGTCGCCTGCAGGAGCAACACAGCGGTGTTCTCTCACTACGGCTCCTGTGGCCAAG atgTTTTTAAGGTGGTGCTAAAGAACTCCGGTGATCGAGATGTCATTCAGGTGGAAACTGTAAAAGTAAGAGCTCTGATCTGTGGAGCTAAGTCGTGGGACATGGCTGCAGCTAATGTTCTCTGTCGCAGCCTGAAAGCAGAAGCCAG AGGTGCAGCTTCTGCTCAGAAGATGACGGTTAAGGATCTGGAGGTTGGCCATCAATGGCCAtctcagtgtgtgagtgtgagctgCACAGGATCTGAGTACTCCCTGGCTGAATGTACCATCTATGAGCCTCAGGATGTGGAGGAAGACACTCAGATTGCTGCCTTTACCTGCTACAAGACACCCCAAG ATGATGACGAGTGTCCGGAGTTCCGCTGTGTGAATGAGAAGTGTATTTTGTGGAAACACACCTGCGATGGAGTCGATGACTGTGGAGATAACAGCGATGAGATGTGCTGCAGTG AGCTTGTCTGGCGGAGCCCAAAGAATG atatCCTGCAGGTTCGGAACTATACTGAGGGTCAGCTGGAATGCGGTATTCCAAACCTGGATTACGTGCACAGGACGAGAGAGCGCTCCCGCAGTAAACGAATGGTGGGAGGACAGGAGGCCTTACCG TGGCAGTTCCAGTGGCAGGCAGCTTTGAAGGAAGAGGGCAGGTTCCGCTGTGGGGGGGTCTACCTGGGTGGCTGCTGGGTTCTGACTGCTGCCCACTGCGTCAG ggCGAAACCCGAGTTATTCCGGGTTATGTTGTCTCTGTGGCATAAGACTAAACCTTTGGATACGACAGAAGCCGTTGCAGTGAAGAACATCATCATCCATAAAGATTACAACCCGCGCACCTACCAGAACGACATCGCGCTGGTGCAGCTGGAGGAGTTAGGGCTGTTTGAAAAGTGTTTACACCCCAACCCTACAGTTCGGCCTGTGTGTGTGCCGTGGTCCACTCTCCAGTTCCAGCATGGAGACACCTGCACCCTCACCGGCTGGGGCAAAAACAGAG AGGGAGTGGGATCGGACGTTCTGAAATGGACCAATGTGACAATTACTGGAAACTGCGAGGACCACTACAAGGACAGGTTCCTTGATGGGATGGAGTGTGCAG GTGATTCAGACTCATGTCATGGTGAATCCGGGGGTCCGCTGGTGTGCAAGGATGCCAGCGGGCTGTCGTACGTGTGGGGCATCGTGAGCTGGGGGGAGAAGTGTGGGGAGGCTGGTTCCCCCGGCGTTTACACTAAAGTGGCCCACTATTTTGAATGGATCCGCTTCCACATTGGCAGATCTGCGGTCACCAAGTACAACCACTGA
- the LOC108412192 gene encoding complement factor I-like isoform X1 — translation MRTTFSLLLVLSLQQCGSAEVPEVNPHSARPGPDPQPRISPSDRLSQECLKEKYTRLSCSKVFCPPWMRCLNGKCVCKLPYQCPRLGISVCGLNGRSYISYCQAQVVACRSNTAVFSHYGSCGQDVFKVVLKNSGDRDVIQVETVKVRALICGAKSWDMAAANVLCRSLKAEARGAASAQKMTVKDLEVGHQWPSQCVSVSCTGSEYSLAECTIYEPQDVEEDTQIAAFTCYKTPQDDDECPEFRCVNEKCILWKHTCDGVDDCGDNSDEMCCSECQSGAFHCKSGVCIPGNAVRDRIRDCLGGEDEVTTAAVGPAQTELVWRSPKNDILQVRNYTEGQLECGIPNLDYVHRTRERSRSKRMVGGQEALPWQFQWQAALKEEGRFRCGGVYLGGCWVLTAAHCVRAKPELFRVMLSLWHKTKPLDTTEAVAVKNIIIHKDYNPRTYQNDIALVQLEELGLFEKCLHPNPTVRPVCVPWSTLQFQHGDTCTLTGWGKNREGVGSDVLKWTNVTITGNCEDHYKDRFLDGMECAGDSDSCHGESGGPLVCKDASGLSYVWGIVSWGEKCGEAGSPGVYTKVAHYFEWIRFHIGRSAVTKYNH, via the exons CAGGCCCAGATCCACAGCCCAGGATATCCCCCTCTGACCGTCTGTCTCAGGAGTGTCTGAAAGAAAAGTACACACGCCTGTCCTGTTCTAAAGTGTTCTGCCCGCCGTGGATGCGCTGCCTCAACGGGAAGTGCGTCTGTAAGCTGCCCTATCAGTGTCCACGCCTGGGCATATCTGTCTGTGGACTGAATGGACGGTCCTACATCTCCTACTGTCAGGCACAAGTAGTCGCCTGCAGGAGCAACACAGCGGTGTTCTCTCACTACGGCTCCTGTGGCCAAG atgTTTTTAAGGTGGTGCTAAAGAACTCCGGTGATCGAGATGTCATTCAGGTGGAAACTGTAAAAGTAAGAGCTCTGATCTGTGGAGCTAAGTCGTGGGACATGGCTGCAGCTAATGTTCTCTGTCGCAGCCTGAAAGCAGAAGCCAG AGGTGCAGCTTCTGCTCAGAAGATGACGGTTAAGGATCTGGAGGTTGGCCATCAATGGCCAtctcagtgtgtgagtgtgagctgCACAGGATCTGAGTACTCCCTGGCTGAATGTACCATCTATGAGCCTCAGGATGTGGAGGAAGACACTCAGATTGCTGCCTTTACCTGCTACAAGACACCCCAAG ATGATGACGAGTGTCCGGAGTTCCGCTGTGTGAATGAGAAGTGTATTTTGTGGAAACACACCTGCGATGGAGTCGATGACTGTGGAGATAACAGCGATGAGATGTGCTGCAGTG AGTGCCAGAGCGGGGCGTTCCACTGTAAGTCTGGAGTGTGTATTCCGGGCAACGCTGTTCGGGATAGGATCAGAGACTGTCTCGGAGGAGAAGATGAAGTCACCACCGCTGCAGTGGGACCTGCTCAAACTG AGCTTGTCTGGCGGAGCCCAAAGAATG atatCCTGCAGGTTCGGAACTATACTGAGGGTCAGCTGGAATGCGGTATTCCAAACCTGGATTACGTGCACAGGACGAGAGAGCGCTCCCGCAGTAAACGAATGGTGGGAGGACAGGAGGCCTTACCG TGGCAGTTCCAGTGGCAGGCAGCTTTGAAGGAAGAGGGCAGGTTCCGCTGTGGGGGGGTCTACCTGGGTGGCTGCTGGGTTCTGACTGCTGCCCACTGCGTCAG ggCGAAACCCGAGTTATTCCGGGTTATGTTGTCTCTGTGGCATAAGACTAAACCTTTGGATACGACAGAAGCCGTTGCAGTGAAGAACATCATCATCCATAAAGATTACAACCCGCGCACCTACCAGAACGACATCGCGCTGGTGCAGCTGGAGGAGTTAGGGCTGTTTGAAAAGTGTTTACACCCCAACCCTACAGTTCGGCCTGTGTGTGTGCCGTGGTCCACTCTCCAGTTCCAGCATGGAGACACCTGCACCCTCACCGGCTGGGGCAAAAACAGAG AGGGAGTGGGATCGGACGTTCTGAAATGGACCAATGTGACAATTACTGGAAACTGCGAGGACCACTACAAGGACAGGTTCCTTGATGGGATGGAGTGTGCAG GTGATTCAGACTCATGTCATGGTGAATCCGGGGGTCCGCTGGTGTGCAAGGATGCCAGCGGGCTGTCGTACGTGTGGGGCATCGTGAGCTGGGGGGAGAAGTGTGGGGAGGCTGGTTCCCCCGGCGTTTACACTAAAGTGGCCCACTATTTTGAATGGATCCGCTTCCACATTGGCAGATCTGCGGTCACCAAGTACAACCACTGA
- the LOC108412190 gene encoding complement factor I-like isoform X1 — MRTTFVLLLVLLLQRCAHAESPEEDSLPSGPVGKPKESKPAGQPGPDPQPPKPDPDPQPLKPGPDLQPSSERLSQECLKEKYTRLSCSKVFCPPWRRCLNGKCVCKLPYQCPRLGRSVCGLNGRSYISYCQAQAIACRSNTAVFSHYGSCDQDAFKAELKKSGDRDVVQVETIKGRALICGAKSWDMAAANVLCRSLKAEARGAASAQKMMFKDLEFGHRWPYKCVSVSCTGSEYSLAECTINEPQDVEEDTEIAAFTCYKTPQDDDECPEFRCVNEKCILWKHTCDGVDDCGDNSDEMCCSECQSGAFHCKSGVCIPGHAVRDGIRDCLGGEDEVPTAAVGPAQTELVWRSQRKDILQARNYTESQLECGIPNFSYVYRKEEETRPIRRKRMVGGQEALPWQFQWQVAVQEKGKFRCGGVYLGGCWVLTAAHCVSPKPASFRIWFSLWKRHPLLSTTDVAAVKNIIIHHAYNPRTYQNDIALVQLEELRQSNECLQPNPAVRPVCLPWSTLQFQDGDTCTISGWGGNKEGVSTGALKWANVTITGNCKTYYEERFLDGMECAGDVDSCQGNSGGPLVCEDASGLSYVWGIVSWGQKCGEAGSPGVYTKVAHYFEWIRFYTGWPAVTKYNR, encoded by the exons ATGAGGACCACCTTCGTCCTTCTCCTCGTTCTGCTCCTCCAGCGGTGTGCACATGCT GAAAGTCCAGAAGAGGATTCTCTTCCTAGTGGACCTGTAGGCAAACCCAAAGAATCAAAACCTGCAGGACAGCCAGGTCCAGATCCACAGCCCCCGAAACCAGACCCAGATCCACAGCCCCTGAAACCAGGCCCTGATCTACAGCCCAGCTCTGAGCGTTTGTCTCAGGAGTGTCTGAAAGAAAAGTACACACGCCTGTCCTGTTCTAAAGTGTTCTGCCCACCGTGGAGGCGCTGCCTCAACGGGAAGTGCGTCTGTAAGCTGCCCTATCAGTGTCCACGCCTGGGCAGATCTGTCTGTGGACTGAATGGACGGTCCTACATCTCCTACTGTCAGGCACAAGCCATTGCCTGCAGGAGCAACACAGCGGTGTTCTCTCACTACGGCTCCTGTGACCAAG atgCCTTTAAGGCGGAGCTAAAGAAATCCGGTGATCGAGATGTCGTTCAGGTGGAAACCATAAAAGGAAGAGCTTTGATCTGTGGAGCTAAGTCGTGGGACATGGCTGCAGCTAATGTTCTCTGTCGCAGCCTGAAAGCAGAAGCCAG AGGTGCAGCTTCTGCTCAGAAGATGATGTTTAAGGATCTGGAGTTTGGCCATCGATGGCCTtataagtgtgtgagtgtgagctgCACAGGATCTGAGTACTCCCTGGCTGAATGTACCATCAATGAGCCTCAGGATGTGGAGGAGGACACTGAGATTGCTGCCTTTACCTGCTACAAGACACCCCAAG ATGACGACGAGTGTCCGGAGTTCCGCTGCGTGAATGAGAAGTGTATTTTGTGGAAACACACCTGCGATGGAGTCGATGACTGTGGAGATAACAGCGATGAGATGTGCTGCAGTG AGTGCCAGAGCGGGGCGTTCCACTGTAAGTCTGGAGTGTGTATTCCGGGCCACGCTGTTCGGGATGGGATCAGAGACTGTCTCGGAGGAGAAGATGAAGTCCCCACCGCTGCAGTGGGACCTGCTCAAACTG AGCTTGTGTGGCGGAGCCAAAGAAAGG ATATCCTGCAGGCTCGTAACTACACTGAGAGTCAGCTGGAATGTGGGATTCCGAACTTCAGTTATGTCTacaggaaggaggaggagacccGACCAATCCGCAGAAAACGGATGGTGGGAGGACAGGAGGCCTTACCG TGGCAGTTCCAGTGGCAGGTGGCAGTGCAAGAGAAGGGCAAGTTCCGCTGTGGGGGGGTATACCTGGGGGGCTGCTGGGTTCTGACCGCTGCCCACTGCGTCAG tCCGAAACCTGCATCATTCCGGATATGGTTCTCTCTGTGGAAGAGGCATCCTCTGCTGAGCACCACAGACGTCGCTGCAGTGAAGAACATCATCATCCACCATGCTTACAACCCGCGCACCTACCAGAACGACATCGCGCTGGTGCAGCTGGAGGAGTTGAGGCAGTCGAATGAGTGTTTACAGCCCAACCCTGCGGTTCGGCCCGTGTGTTTGCCGTGGTCCACTCTGCAGTTCCAGGATGGAGACACCTGCACCATCTCCGGCTGGGGAGGAAACAAAG AGGGAGTCAGTACAGGTGCTCTGAAATGGGCCAATGTGACAATTACTGGAAACTGCAAGACGTATTATGAGGAGAGGTTCCTGGATGGAATGGAATGTGCAG GTGATGTGGACTCGTGTCAGGGCAACTCTGGGGGTCCGCTGGTGTGTGAGGATGCCAGCGGGCTGTCGTACGTGTGGGGCATCGTGAGCTGGGGGCAGAAGTGTGGGGAGGCTGGTTCCCCCGGCGTTTACACTAAAGTGGCCCACTATTTCGAATGGATCCGCTTCTACACCGGCTGGCCTGCGGTCACCAAGTACAACCGCTGA
- the LOC108412190 gene encoding complement factor I-like isoform X2 — MRTTFVLLLVLLLQRCAHAESPEEDSLPSGPVGKPKESKPAGQPGPDPQPPKPDPDPQPLKPGPDLQPSSERLSQECLKEKYTRLSCSKVFCPPWRRCLNGKCVCKLPYQCPRLGRSVCGLNGRSYISYCQAQAIACRSNTAVFSHYGSCDQDAFKAELKKSGDRDVVQVETIKGRALICGAKSWDMAAANVLCRSLKAEARGAASAQKMMFKDLEFGHRWPYKCVSVSCTGSEYSLAECTINEPQDVEEDTEIAAFTCYKTPQDDDECPEFRCVNEKCILWKHTCDGVDDCGDNSDEMCCSECQSGAFHCKSGVCIPGHAVRDGIRDCLGGEDEVPTAAVGPAQTELVWRSQRKDILQARNYTESQLECGIPNFSYVYRKEEETRPIRRKRMWQFQWQVAVQEKGKFRCGGVYLGGCWVLTAAHCVSPKPASFRIWFSLWKRHPLLSTTDVAAVKNIIIHHAYNPRTYQNDIALVQLEELRQSNECLQPNPAVRPVCLPWSTLQFQDGDTCTISGWGGNKEGVSTGALKWANVTITGNCKTYYEERFLDGMECAGDVDSCQGNSGGPLVCEDASGLSYVWGIVSWGQKCGEAGSPGVYTKVAHYFEWIRFYTGWPAVTKYNR, encoded by the exons ATGAGGACCACCTTCGTCCTTCTCCTCGTTCTGCTCCTCCAGCGGTGTGCACATGCT GAAAGTCCAGAAGAGGATTCTCTTCCTAGTGGACCTGTAGGCAAACCCAAAGAATCAAAACCTGCAGGACAGCCAGGTCCAGATCCACAGCCCCCGAAACCAGACCCAGATCCACAGCCCCTGAAACCAGGCCCTGATCTACAGCCCAGCTCTGAGCGTTTGTCTCAGGAGTGTCTGAAAGAAAAGTACACACGCCTGTCCTGTTCTAAAGTGTTCTGCCCACCGTGGAGGCGCTGCCTCAACGGGAAGTGCGTCTGTAAGCTGCCCTATCAGTGTCCACGCCTGGGCAGATCTGTCTGTGGACTGAATGGACGGTCCTACATCTCCTACTGTCAGGCACAAGCCATTGCCTGCAGGAGCAACACAGCGGTGTTCTCTCACTACGGCTCCTGTGACCAAG atgCCTTTAAGGCGGAGCTAAAGAAATCCGGTGATCGAGATGTCGTTCAGGTGGAAACCATAAAAGGAAGAGCTTTGATCTGTGGAGCTAAGTCGTGGGACATGGCTGCAGCTAATGTTCTCTGTCGCAGCCTGAAAGCAGAAGCCAG AGGTGCAGCTTCTGCTCAGAAGATGATGTTTAAGGATCTGGAGTTTGGCCATCGATGGCCTtataagtgtgtgagtgtgagctgCACAGGATCTGAGTACTCCCTGGCTGAATGTACCATCAATGAGCCTCAGGATGTGGAGGAGGACACTGAGATTGCTGCCTTTACCTGCTACAAGACACCCCAAG ATGACGACGAGTGTCCGGAGTTCCGCTGCGTGAATGAGAAGTGTATTTTGTGGAAACACACCTGCGATGGAGTCGATGACTGTGGAGATAACAGCGATGAGATGTGCTGCAGTG AGTGCCAGAGCGGGGCGTTCCACTGTAAGTCTGGAGTGTGTATTCCGGGCCACGCTGTTCGGGATGGGATCAGAGACTGTCTCGGAGGAGAAGATGAAGTCCCCACCGCTGCAGTGGGACCTGCTCAAACTG AGCTTGTGTGGCGGAGCCAAAGAAAGG ATATCCTGCAGGCTCGTAACTACACTGAGAGTCAGCTGGAATGTGGGATTCCGAACTTCAGTTATGTCTacaggaaggaggaggagacccGACCAATCCGCAGAAAACGGATG TGGCAGTTCCAGTGGCAGGTGGCAGTGCAAGAGAAGGGCAAGTTCCGCTGTGGGGGGGTATACCTGGGGGGCTGCTGGGTTCTGACCGCTGCCCACTGCGTCAG tCCGAAACCTGCATCATTCCGGATATGGTTCTCTCTGTGGAAGAGGCATCCTCTGCTGAGCACCACAGACGTCGCTGCAGTGAAGAACATCATCATCCACCATGCTTACAACCCGCGCACCTACCAGAACGACATCGCGCTGGTGCAGCTGGAGGAGTTGAGGCAGTCGAATGAGTGTTTACAGCCCAACCCTGCGGTTCGGCCCGTGTGTTTGCCGTGGTCCACTCTGCAGTTCCAGGATGGAGACACCTGCACCATCTCCGGCTGGGGAGGAAACAAAG AGGGAGTCAGTACAGGTGCTCTGAAATGGGCCAATGTGACAATTACTGGAAACTGCAAGACGTATTATGAGGAGAGGTTCCTGGATGGAATGGAATGTGCAG GTGATGTGGACTCGTGTCAGGGCAACTCTGGGGGTCCGCTGGTGTGTGAGGATGCCAGCGGGCTGTCGTACGTGTGGGGCATCGTGAGCTGGGGGCAGAAGTGTGGGGAGGCTGGTTCCCCCGGCGTTTACACTAAAGTGGCCCACTATTTCGAATGGATCCGCTTCTACACCGGCTGGCCTGCGGTCACCAAGTACAACCGCTGA